tgcacatatatgtaaagattctgcttttaatatttctacAAGCTTTACAATGTCATTTTGAGTGaacttaatcattatttttaatgatttcaccatataattaggaaaaaaaaatgacttacagCACAGTATATTACTTTTGCAGTTCAAAACCAGCTTTGGGAATCGGACATTTCCATTCATATTCAAATTAATAATCATGAAATCATAATGTAGATTTTGTTGCCTTTTGTGTTACATTTGCCTGTTAGAgcagaaaagttaaatattttactgatgctttccttttttttttaaagtttggcttTGGGGACATGATATTGTGTGGATGTAGGtggtctctctccttttttttttttttttttaagctgcatagaggagagaaatgacaggttagaaaagaaataggagggatccctgggtggcgcagcggtttggcgcctgcctttggcccagggcgcgatcctggagacccgggatcgaatcccacggtcgggctcccggtgcatggagcctgcttcttccctctgcctgtgtcgctgcctctctctctctctctgtgactatcacaaataaataaaaaaaaaaaaaaaaatttaaaaaaaaataaaaaaaaaaaaaaaaaaaaaaaaaaaagaaaagaaataggagttgctttttaaacaaattacagACCAGAGATAAATCACATACCCAATCCCTTAATCTgtctcatttcttatttatattaattgaagaaaaaatactggCTTTGTAGCAAGATGCATTCTTCCAAGTAacactcagaaaaagaaataggctAGTTTTCACATTGTAATTACTtagcattctttttcatttttgcttgaaCAAGGTGGAAAACGTCAGTAGGTCTGCtcatgcaaaagaaaagaagtataaaatatcaAACATGCATTCATTAGAGATTATtatagaaaaaagtatttaactTTAGGGAGGAAACACTTAACCTGATACACATTAAGTTCTCCTCATCTTCTCCtctaagaaaatgagaataattaaggAGAATGATTATAGGTGCTGCTAATTGGTTCCAAGTTTAAGGATACCATTTATgacacttttgtttttattgatgatAATTCTATAACATAATCATACTTACTCTTATCACCATTGACAAAACTATCGTCTTGAGAATGCGAAGCAAAGCAAATGGCTGTACCTTTGAATATATTACAAAAAACAAGTACTTTTGTGTGCCTTAGTTGATCTTCATGCCATTAGATGTAGCTGAGTGCCATGTTTTTCCACTTGGAAATAAATGTTAACCCTGACTGCTTCCTAGACTTGGTAGCATTGGACTCTGGTGCATTTTTCTCTGCAATGCGATATACACTTGCTGGAGTGTATagagggaatttatttttttatttttttaaagacttcgtttatttattcatgagacacagagagagaggcagagacacaggcagaggaagaagcaggctccctatggggaggcCCAtccagaactcaatcccaggccctgggatcacaggatcacgacccgagccaaaagcagatggtcatccatgagccactcaggtgctcctataGAGGGACTCTAAAAGAATGTAAATggtctgtatgttggtaaattgaaccccaataaaaaataatttattataaaaaaaaagggcACACAGCAGTGAATAAAGATTTGTTcaagaaaatctatttaaaaaaaaagaaatgtaaatggtgagttgatttcttaatttctaagaattcttGACCTCAAATTCtttaatcactttttattttctgaaggacttttaaaatttaagaaaatttttgaacagctcttcttttaatgttattttttcccttgaacTCTTCgctcttttaaaagaacatgtacatatgcatgtgtgtatacatgtattaattcatatCACGTtagttttcaaaaagtttttcttctctctttccataaCTGCCatcatttttatgagaaaaaaagcaactttAAATGGTGTGTTCCTACTCTCTAGTCAGTTACCTTGCCCAAGTCCTGAAACCttaactgagggatccctgggtggctcagcggttgggcggctgcctttggaccagggggtgattctggggtcctgggattgagtcccgggatcaagttccgggttgggctccctgagggagcctgcttctctctctgcctgtgtctctgcctctctctctctctctctctctctgtctctcatgaataataaaattcttaaaaaaaaaaaaagaaaccttaactGATTGTTGAATTGAATAATGGCAACTTGCTGCAGCATGGCAACTGACTGTGCTTAAAACCCAGAAACAAattccaaagaacagaaaaacaaaaaaacaaaaaaaacaaaaaacaaggaatttGGATATATGTGGTGATACAGAGAATGAATAATGTACTgcatgcacaccacacacacacacacacacacacacaccataaacaaacgcacaaaaaaaaaaaaaaactttctcttgAGAATTTTAATGCCACTTCTCTCAAAACAGAGATGATGGGCATATGAGGTATAATGCAACAGCTGATGACaagaatgatatttaaatatatacattttattactaaaacagtaaattatttaaagaaatgaaaattgaaacaacACTAATAACACTAATTATTTTGTCTATCATAGGGGGGGGAAGATAAATACTACACAATGCTGGCAAGAGTATGGAGAAAGTAGTGCTCTGATTTCTGCAATAATGAGTGCTAATTggtaaaactttttgaaaattaatttgaaaatacatctTGAGTTCAAATATTGCATAACCTTTGACTCAGCGATACTATGTTTATAAATGTACCATGTGTGTACTAACACGAGTCATACAAAATGTATGCacagaaatatttgctgagtgagtgTTGAGCTTTAGCTCTagaatcagacagacctgagttGCAATTAACCAacttcattactttcttttttaatatatatagatattttaatggagtttgatttgccaacatatagtatgacaccaggtctcctcccatcaagtgcccccctcagtgcccatcacccccatcccccctacccacctccccttccactttcccttgttcctttccagagttaggagtctctcatgttctgtctccctctctgatatttcccactcattttctctcctttcccctttattccctttcaccatttttttatattcccaaatgaatgagaccatatgatgtttgtccttcactgacttatttcactcagcataataccctccaggtccatccacgtcgaagcaaatggtgagtgtttgtcgtttctaatggcatTACTTCTAGATATGTGAGCTTAGGCAAGTTACATAGCATGTCTAGATTTCACTGTCCttggagaattaaatgaaatgatgtctATAAAGTGTGTAAGAAAGTGTTTGGCACCTCATAAGTACTTGAGAGATGTTTATTAGTCTTTGTAATGAAGATaatattgttataaatattatgcaagcatcatttataatagttAAGGTCTCAAAACAAGCCCCTTATTCAACTGGGATATCGTTAAATAAACTTAGGTTCATTGAATAGAATACACAGAGTCACTCAAAAGAAGAAGATCAATCTATGTGGAAGTAGAGGcaagaaatactttgaaaaacataaagTTTTAGTATTAATAGTATTGTTCCATGTGTGTGAAAAGACACTAATATATTTTGACTAGTCTGTATcaacagaaagagggaaaagaatatGAACCAACATATTAATAGTGGTTATCTCTGGGAAGTGGAATAAtgagccatttttatttttctctattatatttttgagatatttaattttttttatttaatgtttttaaggtcATTCTTTATTGTCTGCCAAAgtcaaaaaaattatctgaataaaTTAATCCTGCTTTTCCTGGCATTAAGGATATAGACTGGaatatgccatttaaaaaaaaaaaaaaaaggggatccctgggtggcgcagcggtttgggcgcctgcctttggcccagggcgcgatcctggagtcccgggatcgaatcccacatcaggctcccagtgcatggagcctgcttcttccctctgcctgtgtctctgcctctctctctctctcactgtgtgcttatcataaataaaataaataaaattaaaaaaaaaaaagtttaaaaaaaaaaaaaaaaaagaatatgtccaTCTATCTCTATGTATGGAgatatagatatgtagatatagatatagctGCATAccatatctatctatagatagagatagatgacATATACTGGTCTATAGATAGATATAGTATATGAATGTATCTTTATATCTCCATACATAGAGATAGATGACATTCTGGTCtgtaatcttaataaaaaaaaatattaatggtatTAATATAccatataaacacatataaaatattaatggtaaGTAGGTATCATGTAGCCTGATATGTTCTTTATTTGAAAGTTAGAGAGAATTATGGAAATTCATTAACACTTTTTGTGGTATCagtacttaaaaaagaaaccctagaAATGGAAGGAACCTCAATACTTCTCTGAGTCCAGCATCTCACCAAGAGCACAAATTCACTGAAAGCCAACTCCACTAACTTCATCTGATTTGGGGGATAATAAACTACtaactccaaaaataaaatattgctgttAGAATGTTATTTCTTAGATTGATTATAATGTGCTTTCTCATAAAATCCCTGCCAtcattctattttgtttcataaacTGAATGAGGCTcttataaattttctttagatGGTAGCTTTTAAATAGTTTCAGGTTGGATAcacataattttttcatttaaaaatttcccaattCTTATTACTTTTCTGTGTATCAGAGGATTTCCAGGCTCATTACCTTCTTGGTGCTCATATCTGAACGTCCTCAGAACCACTTCTCCTTTAGAGTCTGACTCATGCCATTCCAAAGTCAGGATAACCTTTCAAAGGGAATAGTCAGCTGGGTGATCCAGCTGTTTATTAGTCCTAGCAATATCAGGCTTGATGTTCTCTATAGTATCAAGGCAGACAAAAGTTTCTTTACTATTTTCTAGTTTCAagcctattttattattttggaatttgtatttttatgaaatataataatttacaaattattttaacaagcTTTATATATCCTTTATAAATTTTTGGCAAATTTTTAAGGTAATCTGGGATCCAAATATTCGCCCTCCTTAAGTAATGTGGGAAGCTCATTTCAGTACAATTAATGTGTTAGGAACTAATGAAATAGCAACACATTGAAAGAGTCAAGAACAGACcacattcctttcattttaacaTCATCATGAAGAGTAAATTAAGGGttgactggatttttaaaattatatattaacatacattcacacatatgcatgcacacacacacacacacacactgaaatgtACTTTGGAGCAAAAAGGGACATTATGTAGTGATGACTTGTAGGGCAATGACCAGAACATTAGCCTTATATGGGATCCTAAGTTCTCTTAATAAATAATCAAGCCTAGAATATTGTTGTGAAGTTCCACTTATGAGGCACATAGTGTTCAAATTCAACTTGACATTTGATATTCTATGTCACCACTATGAAAGTTCTTGTGTTTTTTGAAAATGCTTCGACGGGGAGTCAATTTACAATTGAGATGAAGGATTATCCATGTTGCTTGCTTTTATAAAGATGTAGTGGGAGGAGACatgtaaaatatcaaaacatttaGTTGGATGTGAGAAGAACTTACCTTGGTGGATTTTCaaaagttctcttttattttgtacAGCTTTGTCTGCCCTATATCCAAGCTCATCCCTTCTctaataatttactttaaaaatatggcagataggatgcctgggtggctgagcagttgagccactgcctttggctcaggtcgtgatccctgggtcccgggattgagtcccacatcgggctccctgtgtggagcctgcttctccctctccctgtgtctttgcctctctctgtgtgtgtctctcatgaataaataaataaaacatttttaaaaatatgacagagaAGTTTTAAGATTTGGGGATTGACATGGGGTGAAGCCATTAATGCAGGGAGGTGCTGCCAAAACTCAGCTGACAAGCGGCCCTGGGACACTAATCTTTCCCACTAGGTCCTTGTATTGAtccaaatttttttgaaaatttatcctctaagattatttctttattggatagTTTGTCTGtttaagagacaggcagagaagcagggagcagaagagggagacacaggctcctcaaGCACACTCTGCCCCAAGCGCAGAGCTTGCCAGGGGCgggatctcaggatgctgagaccatgacctgaggccaCAACCCAGAGTCAGATGCCTAGTGACTGAGCCGCAGGCATCAAGCCCCGTGTTCCTGCTGTGGGCActcctgccgccccccccccccgcccccgtagCCACTGAGAGCTCGGGCTTTGGTCTGCGCTCCACTCCCAGGTGGTCTGGAGGCTACAGTGCAGGCTGCacgtcccctctgtcccacctcaggctgAAAGGGCCTCAGCCCTGAGAAGGAATCGGATCTTCCCCGACCACCCCTAGCCTGAGGGAGCTGCTGGAGCAGCAGGTAGAAGAACTGGTGCCCGCCCTTGCTGTGCTTGGATGACCTTTCCATTGTTCAATTTATGGAAACGTATCCTGAATTTGGCACCACCGAAGAGATCCTGGACCTGCTGTTTGCAAAGTGAGCACCCTGACCCTCCACAGCCCAGGGGGATGGGCCACCTACTGGTTGGGAGTCTTGGGAATGTTCCTGAACTTCCCggcccctggggctgctcctCCGACTGGAGCAGAGTCACACGGGGCCTAGTGGGGTCCCGTAGGGCAgtccccggggcctggcctgtggcagGTCGGCTAGAGGGGCTGTGATTGTGCTCAGCAGTCATCGTTCTCTCCCATGACAAAGCCTGTGCCGCGTCCCCACCGTCACCAGGGTTTGAGCTGGCCTGTTTTCCCATGGAAAGGGAGGTTTGAGAGTCCATCTggggtctgtgtcctggggcaaccGGAGTAGGGGACCGCGGGGACACCGGGGCACCCTGGCCCACTCGGATGTCGGCCATGGGCCTGGCCGGAGCCCTTTCATTCCTCAAGCATTCAGGAGGACCAGCAGGTGGCAGGCGCTTCTCCAGGGGCTGCCTGTGGCCCCACGCACAGAGCGGATGGCCCCCCAGGGCTCCAGGCTAGTCAAGGGTCAGAGGGTGACAGCAGCTATGAGGAGAGGTCGGGTCCACAGGACTTTCATGTgatgccccctgccctcctctagATATGGATGCAACAAATATCTGAATGATGACATCGTGGGATCCGTGGAGCAGTGCAAAGTGTGAGTGAGCTCTGGCTCATGCAGGAGGGCCTTCCTCTCCAAGAGGGCAGCGAGGGGGCTGTGGCCTGGAGGGGCTTGCTGGACCCTCACccccacacatctgcaattccTGTGACAGGGTAAGGTCTAATGGGTCctttgagaaaagaggaaaagagagctgTGGATGGGGTGCGGGCTTTGTGGGAGAGCACTGGGAGCCCTAATGAAAGTCCTTCTCCATGCCTGCCCCTTTCAAAGCCCTCTGTCTACTCCCCTCCTGGGACCCAGAGCAGAGGGTGTGGGGAGCATCGCACTCACCAAGCTGGTGCACCTGGACCCAGGTGcaacagcaggtgctcaggagagCCAGTGAGTGCTCACGGACCAGACGGCCCCTGCCCTTTGggagattagagtcagtggaaggacaaCCCCTGGGGGCCCCTCGTGAGTGAGGCAGCGCTGAGCCACAGGAGGGAAGGCGGCAGTACCCGGGCAgctcctggcaaggcctggcaAGACACAGAGCCCAAACCCTCCCCACTCGGACATTCCCAGAGcgacagtgtgtgcagtgagggcaatgaAAGGCCAGACACCCCCCTTCCCCGGATGCCTGCCAGTGGATTCAAGGGGCAagtgggcagggagccaggctgaggagggagtcATGCTTCCCCAGGGAAGACAGTGATGGTCACACCACTAGTCATGGGCTCCCATGCACAGAGGCTTCGTGCCAGCCCCTCCTCAGtgagcaggcctgtggcaggcaggaccaCCAGGTGGCAGGTGGACAAGGAGCAGCACTGGCCTCCGACGCCTGAGCGAAGGCCTGGGGCCCCATtcctgcagggcttccccggGACACCTTGGGTGTGAGGGAGCCCTGTCTTCTGATGCCtctgcccacctgtccctccccagggccatctcCTGCATCCTGGACATCTGGCTGGACTACCATCAGGAGGATTTTCATCAGCCACCAGAATTTCTCTTCCTGAGGAAGCTTCTGGCATTCATGGGGCTCAACATGCCAGGCTCAGACCTGGAAAACTGGGCCCAGCGTTACCTGGAACGATTCAGCTACCTGGAGCTCGTGGAATTAGAcgatgaggatgaggaggactGGGGGTGGCCAAGCTTGGGACAGGGTGGGCCACACAGACCCAACCTCCATGCAGCTGGGCCGGGAGCAGTGGGTAGGCTCACACCCCATTCCCACGGGCTTCAGTCTGGGGagacctcccagggctcttgTACTCACACAAGTTGAGCAGTGGGAAGAGTGTCCTTGATTTGGGAGGGACGTGGAAAGTCCGTCCTGGTGatgatactttgtcttcttgggGCTACAGCTTCGGCCCCGGAGCAACACCCTAACCCACCTCAGGAGCCCACCCCAGCTCCGACTGTGGGGCCTGTGGCACCTTCAGGGCCTGAGGTGACCGAGCCGGTCCCGGCTGCTGGAGGTGAGGGCTTGGCCCAAGCTGAGATGCTGGCTACTGAGTCCAAGTCAATGCACATGGTTTTGGCACCTATGATTCCCCACCCTGATGAGGAGCCACCTGCACCCTTGGCCACCCGGTGGAGGAGTAGGCCCTGGCGCCTGCAGTCAGGGTCCCCAAAGTGCCAGGG
Above is a window of Canis lupus familiaris isolate Mischka breed German Shepherd unplaced genomic scaffold, alternate assembly UU_Cfam_GSD_1.0 chrUn_S2204H2404, whole genome shotgun sequence DNA encoding:
- the LOC119879027 gene encoding ral guanine nucleotide dissociation stimulator-like, with product METYPEFGTTEEILDLLFAKYGCNKYLNDDIVGSVEQCKVAISCILDIWLDYHQEDFHQPPEFLFLRKLLAFMGLNMPGSDLENWAQRYLERFSYLELVELDDEDEEDWGWPSLGQGGPHRPNLHAAGPGAVGRLTPHSHGLQSGETSQGSCTHTS